A genomic stretch from Narcine bancroftii isolate sNarBan1 chromosome 9, sNarBan1.hap1, whole genome shotgun sequence includes:
- the LOC138743231 gene encoding cytochrome b-c1 complex subunit 8-like isoform X3 encodes MGRHFGNLAKVRHIITYTISPFEQRAFANYFTKGIPNTWRRFRGQVFRVVPPFVIAYLVYTWGNREHELSLRKNPADFSNDN; translated from the exons ATGGGTCGCCACTTTGGAAATTTGGCCAAGGTGCGACACATCATCACCTACACTATTTCTCCCTTTGAGCAGAGGGCATTTGCAAATTACTTTACCAAAGGCATTCCCAATACATGGAGGCGATTCAGGGGCCAGGTATTCCGTGTTGTTCCTC CATTTGTCATAGCGTACCTTGTTTACACCTGGGGCAACCGTGAACATGAATTGTCATTGAGAAAGAACCCAGCTGACTTTtccaatgataattaa
- the LOC138743231 gene encoding growth/differentiation factor 9-like isoform X2, translating into MYFLSQLHCNIWLLCFTNSISFATLISFTDQEVNHNSENSILLPLLNLLTNKNGWDSQRPTKPNVKYLEYMKKLYTVSATQDGIPKRPANHPFNTVRLLTPRTQFLSTQGFICCRMGRHFGNLAKVRHIITYTISPFEQRAFANYFTKGIPNTWRRFRGQVFRVVPPFVIAYLVYTWGNREHELSLRKNPADFSNDN; encoded by the exons ATGTATTTTTTATCACAACTCCACTGTAATATTTGGTTATTATGTTTCACCAATTCTATTTCTTTCGCCACTCTAATCAGCTTTACTGACCAAGAAGTAAATCACAATTCTGAGAATAGTATTTTACTTCCTCTACTAAATCTCTTAACCAACAAGAATGGTTGGGATTCCCAACGTCCTACAAAACCCAATGTTAAGTATCTAGAGTATATGAAAAAACTCTACACTGTGTCTGCGACACAAGATGGAATTCCGAAACGACCTGCGAACCATCCTTTTAACACCGTGCGATTGTTGACACCACGGACCCAGTTCCTTTCCACACAAG GATTTATTTGTTGCAGAATGGGTCGCCACTTTGGAAATTTGGCCAAGGTGCGACACATCATCACCTACACTATTTCTCCCTTTGAGCAGAGGGCATTTGCAAATTACTTTACCAAAGGCATTCCCAATACATGGAGGCGATTCAGGGGCCAGGTATTCCGTGTTGTTCCTC CATTTGTCATAGCGTACCTTGTTTACACCTGGGGCAACCGTGAACATGAATTGTCATTGAGAAAGAACCCAGCTGACTTTtccaatgataattaa
- the LOC138743231 gene encoding growth/differentiation factor 9-like isoform X1: MKKLYTVSATQDGIPKRPANHPFNTVRLLTPRTQFLSTQEVFKQDVLYGLGPVASREQLLRSVLLYSVTRSAYFPILCTCNLTVREPEPYSDQMCSNTLRSYHFSIQFERRKRHRWVEVDLAAFLQPFIGPQRADLHIVFSYMCTKASQSHGNRTLDGALKLMLVPPSLLLFLNDTRVQDRHNWLPVEGGQSWSGRVERLRKSLSSVSGRSNRRRRRGPKGDREGSGNSLSTRRSPRLQYHDQECRLHDFRLSFSELRWDRWIIAPHQYNPRYCKGSCPRALGHRYGSPVHTLIQNMLYEKVDSPVPRPSCVPSKYSPLSVLTLENDGSIVYKEYEDMIATTCTCR; encoded by the exons ATGAAAAAACTCTACACTGTGTCTGCGACACAAGATGGAATTCCGAAACGACCTGCGAACCATCCTTTTAACACCGTGCGATTGTTGACACCACGGACCCAGTTCCTTTCCACACAAG AAGTATTTAAACAAGATGTACTCTACGGCCTGGGGCCCGTCGCTTCTCGTGAACAGTTACTTCGGTCCGTGCTCTTGTACTCGGTTACCAGATCGGCGTATTTTCCCATCTTGTGCACCTGCAATCTCACAGTGCGAGAGCCTGAGCCCTATTCCGACCAGATGTGTTCCAATACTCTCCGTTCATACCACTTCAGCATCCAGTTCGAGCGCAGAAAGAGGCACAGATGGGTTGAAGTGGACCTGGCCGCCTTCCTTCAACCGTTCATCGGGCCGCAGCGGGCCGACCTTCACATTGTCTTCAGCTACATGTGCACCAAAGCGAGCCAGTCGCACGGGAACCGCACGCTGGATGGGGCGCTGAAACTGATGCTTGTGCCCCCCTCTCTGCTTTTGTTCCTCAATGACACCCGGGTACAGGATCGACACAACTGGCTGCCGGTTGAAGGGGGGCAATCCTGGAGCGGCCGAGTCGAAAGGCTAAGGAAGAGCCTTTCCAGTGTGAGCGGGAGGTCCAATCGCCGCCGCCGCAGAGGTCCGAAGGGGGACAGGGAAGGGTCGGGGAATTCACTGTCGACTCGCCGTTCTCCTCGGCTCCAGTACCACGACCAAGAGTGTCGGCTGCACGACTTCCGACTGTCTTTTAGTGAACTCCGGTGGGACCGTTGGATCATTGCTCCTCACCAGTACAATCCTCGTTACTGCAAGGGGAGCTGCCCACGGGCGCTCGGTCATCGCTATGGATCTCCCGTGCACACACTGATCCAGAACATGCTCTACGAAAAAGTGGACTCGCCAGTTCCTCGCCCTTCCTGCGTTCCTTCCAAATACAGCCCACTGAGTGTGTTAACGCTGGAGAACGACGGTTCCATCGTTTACAAGGAATACGAGGATATGATCGCCACCACATGCACCTGCCGCTAA